From the genome of Winogradskyella forsetii, one region includes:
- a CDS encoding tail fiber domain-containing protein, whose product MKKEIITLVFALFIAISSYSQAIGVGINYKAVIKNSNGNVVSEQPISVRFSILDRTVPANIMYRETHNITTTSNGIIVLVIGEGTIESGLFYGLDWGVDLYLLQVDIDIENDGSYVSLDPQPFHKVPYASYAHAAYRAEVAETAYNVTGLEKITESGNTGWRLVDRNPTNYGSIGSGAIDLSYSDRNAAEERGATGLYSTAIGYNTRASEYNSVAIGNFANASDTNSIAIGSGASASGGGSIALGSYTLASGSSSTAMGDNTNASGTNSTAMGIKTTAQSYAEIAIGSYNTSYVPSNTSNWNEDDRLFVIGNGQSPSTTNNALTILKNGNTSVGGDNPESLLEVTHKNGAPISNLRNAFSIRNSDTNHSWQFYTATYLNLYKDGIFKGSWNSNSGAYVQASDRRVKKDITALENGTLNKVMQLNPVSYLMKDQTDTKRNLGLISQEVKDIFPSITHYVKDSDLLALSYTELIPVLIKAMQEQQAIIEGQNKQIEALSIDNSLLKEKDVIQDKSIEALVGRLNLLESKSTH is encoded by the coding sequence ATGAAAAAAGAGATAATCACATTAGTCTTCGCCCTTTTTATTGCAATTTCTAGCTATTCACAAGCTATAGGAGTCGGCATTAATTATAAAGCCGTTATAAAGAATAGCAACGGTAATGTAGTTAGTGAACAACCAATTAGCGTTAGGTTTAGTATACTTGATCGTACTGTACCAGCTAATATTATGTATCGAGAAACCCATAATATAACAACTACCTCTAATGGTATTATAGTCCTTGTTATTGGAGAAGGTACAATAGAAAGTGGGTTGTTTTACGGATTGGATTGGGGAGTTGATCTTTACCTATTACAAGTCGATATTGATATTGAGAACGATGGTTCTTACGTGTCCTTAGATCCACAACCATTTCACAAAGTACCTTACGCTTCGTATGCACATGCCGCTTATAGAGCAGAAGTAGCTGAAACTGCTTATAACGTAACAGGTCTAGAAAAAATAACAGAAAGTGGGAATACTGGATGGCGTTTGGTTGATAGAAACCCAACCAACTATGGATCTATAGGAAGTGGCGCCATAGACTTAAGTTATTCAGATAGAAACGCAGCAGAAGAAAGAGGTGCAACAGGTCTTTATTCTACAGCAATAGGGTATAATACAAGGGCTTCTGAGTATAATTCTGTGGCTATTGGAAATTTTGCAAATGCTTCAGACACTAATTCAATTGCAATAGGATCTGGTGCAAGCGCTTCTGGAGGAGGCTCAATAGCACTTGGAAGTTACACATTAGCTTCTGGAAGTTCTTCGACTGCTATGGGAGACAATACGAATGCTTCTGGAACAAATTCAACAGCAATGGGAATTAAGACAACCGCCCAATCCTATGCCGAAATAGCTATAGGCTCATACAATACAAGTTATGTCCCTAGTAATACTTCAAATTGGAATGAGGACGATCGTCTTTTTGTTATTGGAAATGGACAAAGTCCCAGTACAACAAATAACGCCTTAACTATATTAAAAAACGGAAACACAAGTGTTGGAGGAGATAATCCTGAAAGCCTATTGGAAGTAACTCATAAAAATGGTGCACCAATATCAAATTTAAGAAATGCTTTTAGTATTCGTAATTCTGATACTAATCACTCTTGGCAATTCTATACAGCAACTTACCTCAACCTTTATAAAGATGGAATTTTTAAAGGCTCATGGAATTCAAATAGTGGTGCGTATGTCCAAGCCTCAGACAGGCGTGTAAAAAAAGATATCACAGCTTTAGAAAACGGCACGCTCAATAAGGTCATGCAACTCAACCCGGTAAGCTACCTCATGAAAGACCAAACCGATACCAAGCGCAACTTGGGTCTTATCTCACAGGAAGTTAAGGATATTTTTCCGAGTATTACGCACTATGTTAAAGATTCAGATTTACTGGCTTTATCTTATACAGAGCTGATTCCTGTATTAATAAAAGCAATGCAAGAGCAACAAGCCATTATTGAAGGTCAAAACAAGCAAATCGAAGCATTATCAATTGACAATTCATTACTAAAAGAAAAAGATGTTATCCAAGATAAATCTATCGAAGCATTGGTAGGACGTTTAAATCTTTTAGAATCAAAATCAACCCATTAA
- a CDS encoding tail fiber domain-containing protein yields the protein MKTLITLVVALLISISSFAQQGINYKALIKDSSGNVLSSTYMTVQFTVHANAATGTIVYQEDHNYTTDSNGLIVLNIGTDNSPTVGVFADIDWSTDLHFLQTTITYSGGTIEFDATEFMAVPYAKHAETAANIFSGDYNDLSNQPTINSPSGLEQITQNSNTGFRLIDRDQNRYEPIGYNAVDLSLVDGNGTERFGAKGNFSVAMGRETKAIGLSSIAMGFGTLALGLNSTATGNSTNASGNNSTAMGNRTTASSFAETTLGSYNTSYTPNSTTSWDGDDRLFVVGNGRGPLITGDPDRSDALIVLKNGKVITGGALIIQNSFEATSSWRLETRPNGSLSLYRNGDYRGFFSESTGNYSSISDRRTKKDITAIENGTLNKVMQLNPVSYIMKDQKDTKRNLGLISQEVQDIFPSITTYVEESDLITLSYTELIPILIKALQEQQVIIEAQKAKDVIQDQSIEDLVVRLNLLESKSNN from the coding sequence ATGAAGACTCTAATCACACTCGTCGTTGCACTTTTAATTTCAATCTCAAGTTTTGCGCAACAGGGCATTAACTACAAAGCTTTAATTAAGGATAGTAGTGGTAATGTACTTTCTAGCACATATATGACTGTTCAATTTACAGTACACGCAAATGCAGCAACTGGCACTATTGTATATCAAGAAGATCATAATTACACAACAGATAGTAATGGATTGATTGTGCTAAATATTGGTACAGATAATTCTCCAACGGTAGGTGTATTTGCAGATATAGATTGGAGTACAGACCTACATTTTTTACAAACAACAATTACGTATAGTGGAGGAACTATAGAGTTTGATGCCACTGAGTTTATGGCTGTACCTTATGCTAAACATGCAGAAACCGCCGCTAATATTTTTAGTGGCGATTATAATGATTTATCAAACCAACCCACAATAAATTCGCCTTCTGGCTTAGAGCAAATAACACAAAATAGTAATACGGGTTTTCGTTTAATTGATAGAGATCAAAACCGTTACGAACCTATTGGTTATAATGCAGTTGATTTAAGTTTGGTTGATGGTAATGGAACTGAAAGATTTGGAGCGAAAGGAAATTTTTCTGTAGCAATGGGAAGAGAGACTAAAGCTATTGGTTTAAGTTCCATAGCAATGGGCTTTGGAACATTAGCTTTAGGACTTAATTCTACTGCTACTGGTAATTCGACAAACGCTTCTGGTAATAATTCTACAGCAATGGGGAACAGAACAACTGCGAGTTCTTTTGCTGAAACTACTTTAGGCAGCTATAACACTAGCTATACACCAAACAGCACAACAAGTTGGGATGGTGATGATCGTCTATTCGTTGTTGGTAATGGAAGAGGTCCATTAATTACTGGTGATCCTGATAGGAGTGATGCCTTAATCGTATTAAAAAATGGAAAAGTCATTACAGGAGGTGCATTGATCATTCAAAATTCATTTGAAGCTACTTCCTCATGGCGACTTGAAACGCGGCCAAATGGTAGTTTATCGTTATACAGAAACGGAGATTACCGCGGGTTTTTTAGTGAATCAACAGGTAATTATTCATCCATCTCAGACAGACGGACAAAAAAGGACATCACAGCCATAGAAAACGGCACACTCAACAAAGTGATGCAACTCAATCCTGTGAGTTATATCATGAAAGACCAAAAAGACACCAAGCGTAATTTGGGTTTGATATCGCAAGAAGTCCAAGACATCTTTCCAAGTATTACAACTTATGTGGAAGAGTCAGACTTAATCACCTTGTCTTATACAGAACTCATTCCCATTCTTATAAAAGCATTGCAAGAGCAACAGGTTATTATCGAAGCGCAAAAAGCGAAAGATGTTATTCAAGATCAATCCATAGAAGATTTAGTAGTGCGTTTAAATCTTTTAGAATCAAAATCAAACAATTAA
- a CDS encoding response regulator produces MNLKYFLLILIMPLFCFGQNEKNKDALKKHIQKSRDFYDEGQPDSSYHYAKIGYNLAKELKEDSLQVEIVSLLSAFEPDLEKGLYYLKESESLAIKNKHWKSLEGIYFARGALYYHRTKDESALVHYLKLDSLLEVRNDDIFLAAMNKVNIINVLYDSQTANDTSFFPQMNKHIKDGLQLVNDGLKVGEDSLKFYNAYYLNVPAAILYEKKAYVHVQRKEPQEAIGNYKKALSNTGYVDSNFTGNDLRKSLIYNGLANLYESEQQKDSAMYYYKQELIAINKTTDTLRQAISNYKIAEFYNNNNNPKTALIHLNTSQALMENAYFVREEHKYKIQEIYASVYYNLGNYKKAFEASEKARQYLNAIQTEFNRENVSELETKYQTEKKEQEINLLKSQKEIVEQQKTNQKNILLSAIALTTIAGLFLFFLYRNRQKTNTKLTELDALKSNFFTNISHEFRTPLTLISSPIDELLAEDSISDKKRQQFTVAKQNSERLIELVNQLLELSKIDEGHLKLQLQEGNVLQLISALSESFNYHAQQKNITYQIDIPQAKEAVWFDKRAIEKITINLLSNALKYTPEHGTVSCKAYIENNKLFFNVKNSGKGLTPYELNNIFERFYQTNEQNQGSGIGLSLVKELVALHKGNIEVQSVPNEETIFQINISIDKNNFKNSAIIVTSNTKSENGIPFYSNTSNEEDENLIDSELPMLLIVEDNDDLRDLLKQAFEDNYNVITASNGSIGVEQALEHIPDLIISDNMMPEKDGMALTEDLKNDERTAHIPIILLTAKAGVESQFKGIETGADDYITKPFDKKLLILKVEKLIASRRQLQLRYSQELVLIPSDIAITNLDEKFLKKVETILEKKLIEPSFNVLEFSEAVGMSRMQLHRKLKALTGLTASEFIRSQRLKLAAQLLKSSEINISGVGYSVGFNDHSYFTKCFKEVYNCTPTEFAKRS; encoded by the coding sequence ATGAATTTAAAGTACTTCCTACTTATTTTAATAATGCCACTTTTCTGTTTTGGGCAGAACGAAAAGAATAAAGATGCTTTAAAAAAACATATACAAAAATCTAGGGATTTTTATGATGAAGGTCAACCTGATAGTAGTTATCATTATGCTAAAATTGGTTACAATTTGGCTAAAGAACTCAAAGAAGATTCTTTACAAGTAGAAATTGTAAGTCTATTGAGTGCTTTTGAGCCTGATTTAGAAAAAGGACTGTATTATTTAAAAGAATCTGAATCTCTTGCCATTAAGAATAAGCACTGGAAAAGTTTAGAAGGTATTTATTTTGCGCGAGGTGCACTGTATTACCACAGAACTAAAGATGAAAGTGCATTAGTACATTATTTGAAGCTAGATTCTCTCCTAGAAGTTAGAAATGATGATATATTTCTAGCCGCGATGAATAAAGTGAATATTATCAATGTGCTGTATGATTCGCAAACAGCAAATGATACGAGTTTTTTCCCTCAAATGAATAAACATATCAAAGACGGACTTCAATTGGTAAATGATGGTTTAAAGGTTGGTGAGGACAGCCTTAAATTTTATAATGCTTATTATCTCAATGTGCCAGCTGCGATTTTGTATGAAAAAAAAGCCTATGTGCATGTGCAAAGAAAAGAACCTCAAGAGGCCATTGGCAATTATAAAAAAGCACTTTCAAATACAGGTTATGTGGATTCAAATTTTACTGGGAACGATCTCAGAAAATCTTTAATCTATAACGGATTAGCAAATTTATATGAAAGCGAACAGCAAAAGGATTCTGCAATGTATTATTATAAACAGGAATTAATCGCTATTAATAAAACTACAGACACTCTAAGACAAGCGATTTCTAATTATAAAATCGCTGAGTTTTACAATAATAACAACAATCCCAAAACAGCATTAATACATCTCAACACATCACAGGCTTTAATGGAGAATGCTTATTTTGTTCGAGAAGAACATAAATACAAGATTCAAGAAATTTATGCCAGCGTTTATTACAACCTCGGAAACTATAAAAAAGCGTTTGAAGCATCAGAAAAGGCAAGGCAATATCTTAATGCCATTCAAACAGAGTTTAATAGGGAAAATGTATCTGAGCTTGAAACCAAATACCAAACCGAAAAAAAAGAACAAGAAATCAATTTGCTAAAATCTCAAAAAGAGATTGTAGAACAACAGAAAACGAACCAAAAAAATATACTTTTAAGTGCTATTGCGTTAACCACCATTGCTGGATTATTTCTATTTTTTCTATATCGTAACCGCCAAAAAACAAATACCAAATTAACAGAGTTAGATGCCTTAAAATCAAACTTCTTTACCAATATATCTCATGAGTTCCGGACACCATTGACCTTAATATCCAGTCCTATTGATGAACTTTTGGCAGAGGATTCAATATCAGATAAAAAACGTCAGCAATTTACGGTTGCCAAACAAAATTCTGAACGCCTTATAGAACTTGTCAATCAGTTGTTGGAACTTTCAAAAATTGATGAAGGGCACTTAAAATTGCAATTACAAGAAGGCAATGTACTTCAACTTATCTCGGCTCTAAGCGAATCGTTTAACTATCATGCACAGCAAAAAAACATAACTTATCAGATTGATATTCCACAAGCAAAAGAGGCTGTTTGGTTCGATAAACGTGCAATAGAAAAAATAACGATCAACTTGCTTTCCAATGCTTTAAAATATACACCAGAACATGGCACCGTTTCATGTAAAGCATATATAGAAAACAACAAACTATTTTTTAACGTCAAGAATTCAGGAAAAGGCTTAACACCTTACGAATTGAACAACATCTTCGAACGATTTTACCAAACCAATGAGCAAAACCAAGGGTCTGGTATTGGTCTGTCTTTAGTTAAAGAATTGGTTGCATTACATAAAGGAAATATTGAAGTACAAAGTGTGCCAAATGAAGAGACCATATTTCAAATTAATATATCCATTGATAAAAACAACTTTAAAAATAGTGCTATAATAGTTACGTCGAATACTAAAAGTGAAAACGGAATACCTTTTTATTCAAACACTTCTAATGAAGAAGATGAAAATTTAATAGACAGTGAATTACCAATGTTATTAATTGTTGAAGATAATGATGATTTACGAGATCTACTGAAACAAGCGTTTGAAGATAACTACAATGTTATCACCGCATCTAATGGCAGTATAGGAGTAGAACAAGCATTAGAGCACATTCCTGATTTGATTATTTCAGATAATATGATGCCAGAAAAAGATGGTATGGCATTGACGGAAGATTTAAAGAACGATGAGCGTACGGCACATATACCTATTATATTATTGACCGCAAAAGCAGGAGTAGAAAGTCAGTTTAAGGGTATTGAGACAGGTGCGGACGATTATATCACCAAACCTTTCGATAAAAAATTATTAATTCTAAAAGTTGAAAAGCTCATTGCGTCCAGGAGACAACTGCAATTGCGCTACAGTCAAGAATTGGTATTAATACCTAGTGATATTGCCATTACCAATTTAGACGAAAAATTTCTTAAAAAAGTGGAGACAATTTTAGAGAAAAAACTAATAGAGCCTTCTTTTAATGTTTTGGAATTTTCAGAAGCTGTTGGTATGAGCCGTATGCAACTGCACAGAAAACTAAAAGCCTTAACCGGACTTACAGCTTCAGAATTTATTCGTTCCCAACGACTAAAGCTGGCCGCACAATTATTAAAGTCCTCCGAAATTAACATATCTGGAGTGGGCTATTCTGTCGGATTTAATGACCATTCTTATTTTACCAAATGTTTTAAAGAAGTTTATAATTGCACACCAACTGAGTTTGCAAAACGGAGTTAA